A section of the Engystomops pustulosus chromosome 3, aEngPut4.maternal, whole genome shotgun sequence genome encodes:
- the MSGN1 gene encoding mesogenin-1 → METMHQPMVKMEEDFTLGSDSDPESAYLSTSWDWKQNSENYSLSQTPSPQSLSPTASYESPFSGCSRPPSLEEMPYGEEMLTYRLLQYPTDCQLDMEEDKDSHLNKRGQHNLKASMNVQRRRKASEREKMRMRAIAEALHTLRRNLPPVYSQGRQPLTKIQTLKCTISYIEELTNLLNSTKGT, encoded by the coding sequence ATGGAGACTATGCACCAACCCATGGTCAAGATGGAGGAGGACTTTACCCTAGGGTCAGATTCTGACCCCGAATCTGCCTATCTATCCACATCTTGGGACTGGAAACAAAACTCTGAGAATTATTCTCTAAGTCAAACTCCATCTCCTCAAAGTTTGTCTCCTACAGCCTCCTATGAGTCTCCATTCTCTGGTTGCTCACGTCCTCCAAGCCTGGAGGAGATGCCATATGGGGAAGAAATGTTGACCTATAGATTATTGCAATACCCGACTGACTGCCAGCTTGATATGGAAGAGGACAAAGACAGTCACCTCAACAAACGTGGACAACACAATCTCAAAGCTTCCATGAATGTCCAACGCAGGAGGAAAGCCAGTGAGAGGGAGAAGATGAGGATGAGGGCCATAGCTGAGGCTCTCCATACCCTGAGGAGGAATTTACCACCAgtctacagtcaaggtagacaaccTCTTACTAAGATCCAGACATTGAAATGCACCATCTCCTACATTGAGGAGCTCACCAACCTTCTCAACAGCACGAAAGGAACTTAA